From a single Apium graveolens cultivar Ventura chromosome 2, ASM990537v1, whole genome shotgun sequence genomic region:
- the LOC141702641 gene encoding uncharacterized protein LOC141702641: protein MDSRVTRSFIAESVIARLKCVAYPLEPNLIREVANQERVTAKRICPICDRIIKGRHFSADLILFKLREFDVLLWMDWFSNHYVQIECRSKKVKLVTKDGIKVIFKGKKQEKEFLMAIQMKRLLRHGCEAYLAYVKDVENESLRIEDIPVVKYFPEELPNILPGLPPNREVKFMIYLAPGTESISKSPYRMVPVEIKELAR, encoded by the coding sequence ATGGATTCTAGAGTAACTAGATCCTTTATTGCTGAAAGTGTTATTGCTAGATTAAAGTGCGTTGCATACCCTCTCGAACCTAATTTGATTAGAGAAGTAGCGAATCAAGAAAGAGTTACTGCCAAGAGAATCTGTCCCATTTGTGATAGGATTATaaaaggtcggcacttttctgctgacttaattcttTTTAAGTTAAGAGAATTCGACGTTCTACTATGGATGGATTGGTTTTCAAACCACTATGTGCAAATCGAATGTAGAAGTAAGAAAGTGAAATTAGTTACCAAGGATGGTATTaaagtgatattcaaaggaaagaagcAAGAGAAGGAGTTTCTAATGGCTATCCAAATGAAGAGACTGTTACGACATGGGTGTGAAGCGTATTTAGCATATGTGAAGGATGTAGAAAATGAGTCcttaaggattgaagatattccagtagttaaatATTTTCCCGAAGAGCTTCCAAATAtattacctggactacctccaaaTCGAGAGGTCAAGTTTATGATTTATTTGGCTCCTGGAACAGAATCAATATCGAAATCTCCCTATCGAATGGTGCCTGTCGAGATAAAAGAGTTAGCAAGATAG